CCAGGAGCCCTTGCAGACTGCCGTCTTCGCCACCGCGTCCGTGGATGATTGGAAAGATCACATCGAGCGGTGCACCCAATACGGGTTGTGCATCCTCGCGGCGCAGCATTTCGAGACCCTCACGCAGAGTGGCGAACCCACTCTGCGCTTCGCGACTGCCAAAGACCGCCTCGGGCAGTAGCTCGAGTTCGGGTCCGGCGATATGCCACTGGCCATCGTGGTCCACGCCGATCAAGACGGGTGTGTAGCGCCCGGGATCGAGTGCTTTGAAGACAGTCGTCGCAGAAGCGACAGAGACTTCGTGCTCCGTGCTTCGGCCGCCGTACAGGATTCCCACGGTGAGTTTCGACACGATTCGAGAATAGCGTGGGCGTGGGCTGGTCGCATTGACACTCCGGTAGGGTCCTCTTTACCCTGGGGCCATGGACGCCCATTCCCGACAGGAAGCGCTTTTCGCGCGGCTGGAAAACTACAAATCCGTGCTCGTGGCGTATTCCGGAGGTGTGGATTCGGCGTATCTGGCCTGGGCGGCGCATCACGTCCTGGGGAATCGCTCCCTGGCCGTGACCGCAGAATCGGCTTCCTACCCGCGCAGCCATCGCGAAATGGCATTGCGCGTGGCCGAGGTCGGGGGGTTCTCGCACGAGTTCGTAGACACCCGCGAGATGGACAATCCCGACTACGCGGAAAACGCCTCCAATCGCTGCTACTACTGCAAGAGTGAACTCTTCGACGTGCTCGAGAGGATTCGTGTGGAACGCGGTTTTGAAATCGTGGCCTATGGCATCAATTCCGATGATACCGGCGATTTCCGACCGGGGCATCGCGCAGCGGAAGAGCATCGAGTGCTCTCGCCCCTGCTCGATGCGCAGCTCTCGAAACAGGACATTCGCGAGCTTTCCCGCCTCGCCAAACTTCCGAGCGCCGACCTGCCCGCGTCGGCGTGTCTGTCTTCGCGCATCCCGTACGGGATGGAAGTGACACCGGCAAAGCTCTCGCAAATCGACCTCGGCGAGGACGCACTGCGAGAACTCGGTTTTCAACAGGTTCGCCTGCGTCACCACGGAAACCTCGCGCGCGTCGAGATCGCGCACGACGAACTTGCCAAAGCACTACAACCGGAAATGCTCAAGAGCATCTCTCGAGTACTTCACGATCAGGGTTTTCAGTACGTCACGCTCGATGTGGATGGCTATCGCACGGGCTCGCTGAACGAAGTACTGCAGATACAACCGCCACCGGAGCGCTCGTGATCGAAGCCCGCGGGGCGCCGACGGACCAGGGGCAGGCGCAGGGCCGGGCTCAGAAGGGGCGTATTCGAGCCTTGACCGGACGATTGCGCGGTCGCCACTCGTGGATGGGCTGGCTGCACGCACAGCGCGTCGCTCGTCAGACGAGTGCCCGGGCGGTTGCGGACCAGCTTCCCGGCTTGCACGAGCGACTCGAAGGGATCGCGCGCGGCGCCGGGGTGAGTCCGGGTTCGCTACAGGTCGCGGAGGCCTGGCAACGGGTTCAAGGAGTCGGGTATTGCGACGGCGCTACGCTCCAGGGTGTGTTCGATCTGCCGCCCGAGTTACGCGAAGCTCTGAGCCTGCGAATCAGTCGTCCCGATGCCGGTGGCTTTCCGAGTATCGAACTCACCTGCGCACCCTGGTCGGGCTGTATTGCCGGGGTCAACTCCGAAGGACTGGGTGCGATCTGCAGCGCCGATCGCGATTCGACTCAGCCTTCCCTGCGCTTCCTGACGCAGGAGTTCCTGTTTCGCGCGCGTGACCTCACTGCCGGAATCGATCACCTGCGCCGTCGCGGTTCGTACTCCGGTGGCACGGGCCGCATCCTTCTGGCCGATGCGCAGGGCAATGCGCGTGTGCTGTGCTTTGAACGTGGTGAGCTTTCCGAGACCGAGCCGCTGATTTCCGGACGCCGAGTGCTCGAGCCCAGCGTGGAGATCGATCTGAACACCCGCACGCTCACGTCGATCGTCGGCCAGGGGAGCGCACCCAGCGCGGAAAACCCCTCGTAGCGGCGTGTCGCGGCTGCCCGAGGAGGTCCGGCGAGCTCGCGACTACTGGCGAAATCTGCCGCGAGTTCGGCCCGCGCAGATCGAGACTCCGGGACCCGGTCAGGAGTCCGTCTGGGACTACCCGCGACCGCCGCGAATTGAACGGGTGGAGTTGCGCGTCCGTGTCGAGCACGCCGGAGCGCTGCTGGCGGATACGACCCGGGCACTGCGCGTGTGCGAGACGTCGAGTCCTCCCACCTACTATCTGCCGCCCGCTGATGTCGACACCGGGCGACTCGCACCGGCTCGCGGAGAGTCTCTTTGCGAATGGAAAGGTGTGGCGCGTTTCTGGCAATTGCGCGAAGGCGCTTCGGCTCGCGAGCTGGCCTGGAGTTATCCCGAGCCGTTTGAAGAATTTGAAAGACTTCGCGACTTCGTCGGCTTCTTTGCCGGTCGCGTGGATGCCTGTTACGTGGCCGATCAGCGAGTGCGACCCCAACCCGGTGACTTCTACGGCGGCTGGATCACTCCGGACCTCGTCGGACCGTTCAAAGGCCACCCCGGTTCCGAGTCCTGGTAATTCCGCCCAGTTCTCCCGAGGAGCCCATCAAGGTCTGGCTTCGACCGGCCGCTAGAACATGGGATGCACGACTCCCCACACTGCAGGGTGCTGTCCGATTTTCTGACCGACTTTCAACCCTCGATCGTGATGTTGCGCGGCTGCGCGCGCGGCACCGAGTATCCCGTCGATCAGGGGCGGGTCACTCTCGGACGCGGTCCCGGTGTGGACCTGGCATTCGACGATCCCGAGATGGCGCGCGAGCACGCGTCTATCGAGTTTTCCGGTGGCAGTTTTTCGATCCGTGCGCTTGGCTCACTGCCTGTTCAGCTCAACAGGGCCGAAGTCACAGAGGCCGAAATCAAAGATGGCGATCGCTTTTCGATCGGCACACACGCATTCGAATTCGTGATCGAGCCGCGCAGTCTGCGCGAATTGAAGTAGCGCCCCTGCGCGTCAGTAGCGCCGCCAGAACTTCGCACTGCGATAGGCCGCCCAGACGCTGATCACGTGGATCAGGAAGCCCGGCACCAGGATCGCCCAGTATCCGAAGCCCGCGGCCAGGAACCAACCGAGTCCCGCGGCCAGGCGTCCGCTGTACAGGTGACCGAGTCCGGGAACCAGCACAGACAATACCGCCGCGATCCCGGGCACCGGTCCGCGTGAAACGTCGATCTCGTGGTCGCAATAGTGGTCGTGCATGGTTTCCTCCTGTCCGGTCATTTTCCGAACCTTGAAAGAGCAAGCCGCGTGCCGTGCGAGAAGCCCGGTCTGGAGCTCCAGAGCCGATACAGCAGCTTTCGTGCTGCGCCGTGTGCAATCGACCTCCTGCGCTCATAAGGGGTAGGCTGGCGACATGCCCGAGCTCCCCGACGTGACGGTCTACATCGATTCACTCGAGCGTCGCATCCTGGGTGAGAAGTTCGAGCGGCTGCTTCTGCCGACGCCCTTCGTCTTGCGCTCCGTGGAACCGGCGCCCGCCGAGTTCGAAAATCGACGAGTCGAAGAGATCCGGCGTCTCGGCAAGCGCATCGTCATCGGATTCGAAGATCAGCTGTTCATGGTCATTCACTTGATGATTGCCGGGCGCTTCCAGTGGCGGGATCGCGACGCCAGGCCGGGTCGCAAGGGCATTGCCGTATTCCATTTCAGTTCGGGAACACTCACGCTTACCGAGGCGGGCAGAAAACGGCACGCGTCATTGCATCTGGTGCGTGGTGAGGAAGCTCTACGCGAGCACGACCCGGGCGGGTTGGAAGTTCTGGAATGCGATCTTGCGGACTTCGTTCGGGTCTTGCACAGCGAGAACCATACGCTCAAGCGCTTCCTCACCGATCCGCATCTGCTCTCGGGTATCGGCAATGCCTACAGTGATGAAATCCTGCATCGCTCACGGCTTTCCCCGTTGAGGCTGACGAGCCAACTGAACGACGATGAGATCGCATGTCTGTACCAGTCGACGCTGGCGCTGCTTCGCGAGTGGATCGAACGCCTGCGCGCGGAGGTAGGCGACGACTTCCCGGCGAAGGTGACGGCGTTTCGCTCAGAGATGGCGGTGCACGGTCGTTACCGCGAGCCGTGTCCCGATTGCGGTTCCCCGGTACAGCGCATCGCCTATGCGAGCAACGAGACCAACTACTGCGCCGAGTGCCAGAACGAAGGCCGACTGCTTGCCGACCGCGCGCTTTCGCGTCTGCTCAAGGACGACTGGCCCCGAACCGTCGAGCAATTGGAAGCCCTGCGAAAACGCTGATCGGTTTGCCCGCGGGTCAGACGGTGTGCGTTCCCAGTTGGAAGCCATCGCGTGAAGCGATCGCGGCCGCACTGGTCACTGGCTTTTCGAGATCTGCGAACGCGCCACCGTCGACGATGAAACGCGCAGCCGCATCCGCGTCGCTTGCGTCAAAATCCACCCTCTGGGTCGGGCTGACGTCGTCGTGCTCGTAGGTGGCGACGTACCAGGCGCGACCCGGCTCGAGCGCAATCGCCTTCACCACGAGTGCATCGTCGCGTACGATCGCCAGCCAGCCGGTGTCGCCGTCGACGGGTACCACGCCGCTGATGCGCGGTGTGTTGTAAGCGTCTTTCTCGTAGTCCATTGCGAGCATGGTGCTGGCCAGTGCATCGCGCACGGGCATGCCGAGTTCGATCTTCTCGGCGATCGGATCGGTATGGCTGCCGTTGGTTACGACCGCCCAGTCACCCGCGATACGCAGGCAGTTATAGGCGATGTACGGATTCTTCTGTACGTCGTCTTCGTGCCCTTCTCGCGGGACGATGGCCAGGCGTCCGCTGTTGTTCACAGCTGTGCGATTCGGAAACGAGCGCGAGGAAACGCGGTACAGAGCGGCATTGGCTCCGTTGCTGGACTTGCCGACCGAGACGATTCTTCCCACGTACATATACAGACCTCCGGTGCGGATCATAGCCAATCGCTGAGCTTGCGGGGTATGCCGCGAAAGCCGATCGTCTTGGCTGAAAGTCGCGCCCCGACGGCGGTTTACCTGACTTCGAGTCAGTGCTCAACTCAGCCGAGTACCGCTCCGACACGAGAAGCGGAGCCCGAGACGATGAAGCGCGTTTTAACCCAGGGAGGGTGATCTCTTGTCTGGATACCTACACGACGGAATTCTGCAGTACTTCGACGAACTGATCGACTGGGACAGCTACTTCCAGTATCGGAAGGGCGACGACGTCGATCTGGAAGCGGAACGAGCTGCATTGATCGGTGTACTCGAAACCTGCGGCGAGATCTGCGCGAAGATCGAACCGATCTCACGCGAGGGATGGTGGGAAACCGCCGAACTGGTGGACGGCGAGGTCAAGCTCCCGCGGGCGATTCGCGAAGGCTACGAGATGCTGCGCGATGCGGGACTGGTCAGCCCCGGTACGCAGGAGAAGTACGGTGGCTTCGAACTGCCGTCGCTGGTCTGCAATTTGATTCTCGAACTCGTCTCGCGGGCAAACGCCGGACTGATGACGGTGGTGGGGCTTCAGGCGGGCGTGGCCGAAGACATCCAGAAGTACGCATCGGAGGAGTTGAAGCAGGAGTACCTGCCGCGCTTCGTAAGCGGCGAAGTCCTGGGCGCCATGGATCTGACCGAAGCGAATGCCGGCTCGGATCTCGGCGGCATCGTCACGACGGCCACCGAAGAAGACGGTCGCTTCTTCCTCGACGGACAGAAGATCTTTATCACCAACGGCGGTTGCGAGATCCATCTGGTGCTGGCCCGGGATGCCGACACATTCGATAAGTCGAAGGGCACGACCAAAGGGCTTTCGCTGTTCCTGTGCCCGCGTACGTTGCCGGACGGCAGCGCGAATGCGGTTGTCACGGAGTGGCTCGAGCACAAGCTGGGCATCCACGGCTCTCCGACCTGCGCGATCCGCTTCGATCGCGCCGAGGCGTTTCGCGTGGGGACCAAGGGCGAGGGCTTCAAGGCCATGCTCGACCTGATGAACAACGCCCGCCTGGGCGTCGCAGCGCAGGGACTGGGCATTGCGGAAGCCGCCGTCGAGGAAGCGATCAACTATTCCCGGGAACGCAAGCAGTTCGGGATTCCGATTGGCGACCAGCCGCTCATGAAGAACGTGCTCTCGCGCATGGTGCTGGAACTCGAAGGCTCTCGGGCGATTCTGTACCGCTGCGCGGGGTTGATCGATCGCAATCGAGCGATCGCCGCCTACCTGGAGCGCGAGAAGGACGTCTCCGAAGCCGAGCGCGCGGAACTACAGCGCGTCACCGAGCGCAACGACACGCGTTCCCGTCTGCTGACGCCACTGGCCAAGTACTCGGCAACCGAGACCTGCGACACACTGACCCGCAATGCGATCCAGGTCCACGGGGGCATCGGCTTCATGGCGGAGAGCGCCGTGGGCAAGCTGCACCTGGACGGGATCATCACCACGATCTACGAGGGTACCTCGGAAATCCAGGTCAGCTTCGCACTCAAGGAAATCGGCAAGGGCGCGCTCACGATCGTGTTCGACGAGCTGCGCAAGGAACTCGGCGATCTGAGCGACGAGAATCTCCTGCCCCTGGCCGAGAAGGTGCGCGTCGGCATCGGTCGCATCGAGGAAGCTTCGGTCGCGCTGGTCAAGGATTTCAACTACGCGTTGCTCTCTTCGCGGTCCGTGGCCGATATGGTCATCTACGTGATCTCCGCGACGGAGCTCTTGCGCCAGGCCCAGGCCAACTCGCAGCGCTTCGATCTGGCCGCCCGCTGGGTCAATCTCAAGATGAACGAACTCGAGATGCTCGCCAAACGCGTGGGCGAAGGAGATGCGGCGCGCATCGAACGCTGCGAGAAGCTGATCTCGCTCTGGAGTTAGTTCGCACCCGCGGATCGCACGCCGAGTACTCTAAAACCGCTTCAGCGGGCCGGCAATCCCAGGCCGCGCGTTGCGATGATGTTCTTCAGAATATTATTCGTACCGCCCTGGATGGTGTAGGCGGGGGCGTACAGGAGTCCGCGTGCGACTCGGCCGGCCAGCGGCGCGCCCTGCGATCCGGGTGCGAGCAGCGCTTCGGGGCCGAGGATCGACGCTGCAAGATCCGCGATTCGCTGTTCGAGGGAGGTGCAGTAGGTTTTCGCGACCGCGGCTTCGTGATTGGGCAAGACACCGTCGCTGAG
This genomic stretch from bacterium harbors:
- a CDS encoding DUF427 domain-containing protein is translated as MPRVRPAQIETPGPGQESVWDYPRPPRIERVELRVRVEHAGALLADTTRALRVCETSSPPTYYLPPADVDTGRLAPARGESLCEWKGVARFWQLREGASARELAWSYPEPFEEFERLRDFVGFFAGRVDACYVADQRVRPQPGDFYGGWITPDLVGPFKGHPGSESW
- a CDS encoding FHA domain-containing protein; translated protein: MHDSPHCRVLSDFLTDFQPSIVMLRGCARGTEYPVDQGRVTLGRGPGVDLAFDDPEMAREHASIEFSGGSFSIRALGSLPVQLNRAEVTEAEIKDGDRFSIGTHAFEFVIEPRSLRELK
- a CDS encoding formamidopyrimidine-DNA glycosylase, producing MPELPDVTVYIDSLERRILGEKFERLLLPTPFVLRSVEPAPAEFENRRVEEIRRLGKRIVIGFEDQLFMVIHLMIAGRFQWRDRDARPGRKGIAVFHFSSGTLTLTEAGRKRHASLHLVRGEEALREHDPGGLEVLECDLADFVRVLHSENHTLKRFLTDPHLLSGIGNAYSDEILHRSRLSPLRLTSQLNDDEIACLYQSTLALLREWIERLRAEVGDDFPAKVTAFRSEMAVHGRYREPCPDCGSPVQRIAYASNETNYCAECQNEGRLLADRALSRLLKDDWPRTVEQLEALRKR
- a CDS encoding IMP cyclohydrolase, which produces MYVGRIVSVGKSSNGANAALYRVSSRSFPNRTAVNNSGRLAIVPREGHEDDVQKNPYIAYNCLRIAGDWAVVTNGSHTDPIAEKIELGMPVRDALASTMLAMDYEKDAYNTPRISGVVPVDGDTGWLAIVRDDALVVKAIALEPGRAWYVATYEHDDVSPTQRVDFDASDADAAARFIVDGGAFADLEKPVTSAAAIASRDGFQLGTHTV
- the larE gene encoding ATP-dependent sacrificial sulfur transferase LarE; its protein translation is MDAHSRQEALFARLENYKSVLVAYSGGVDSAYLAWAAHHVLGNRSLAVTAESASYPRSHREMALRVAEVGGFSHEFVDTREMDNPDYAENASNRCYYCKSELFDVLERIRVERGFEIVAYGINSDDTGDFRPGHRAAEEHRVLSPLLDAQLSKQDIRELSRLAKLPSADLPASACLSSRIPYGMEVTPAKLSQIDLGEDALRELGFQQVRLRHHGNLARVEIAHDELAKALQPEMLKSISRVLHDQGFQYVTLDVDGYRTGSLNEVLQIQPPPERS